Proteins encoded within one genomic window of Cellulomonas flavigena DSM 20109:
- the folE gene encoding GTP cyclohydrolase I FolE has product MTRTQGHGGRAIAPFDEERAARAVRELLLAVGEDPDREGLQETPARVARAYREIFAGLTMDARDVLTTTFDLGHEEMVIVRDIEVYSTCEHHLVPFHGVAHVGYIPGADGRITGLSKLARLVDVYARRPQVQERLTSQVADALVEVLDPTGVLVVVECEHLCMSMRGVRKPGSRTVTSAVRGQMRDVATRAEAMSLLTAR; this is encoded by the coding sequence ATCACGCGGACGCAGGGCCACGGCGGGCGCGCGATCGCACCGTTCGACGAGGAGCGCGCCGCGCGTGCCGTGCGCGAGCTGCTCCTGGCGGTCGGCGAGGACCCGGACCGCGAGGGCCTGCAGGAGACGCCGGCGCGCGTCGCCCGGGCGTACCGCGAGATCTTCGCGGGCCTGACGATGGACGCGCGCGACGTGCTGACGACGACCTTCGACCTCGGGCACGAGGAGATGGTCATCGTGCGGGACATCGAGGTGTACTCCACGTGCGAGCACCACCTGGTGCCGTTCCACGGCGTCGCGCACGTCGGCTACATCCCCGGTGCGGACGGTCGCATCACGGGGTTGTCGAAGCTCGCGCGGCTCGTCGACGTGTACGCGCGCCGCCCGCAGGTGCAGGAGCGCCTCACGTCCCAGGTCGCCGACGCGCTCGTCGAGGTGCTCGACCCGACGGGCGTGCTGGTCGTCGTCGAGTGCGAGCACCTGTGCATGTCGATGCGCGGCGTGCGCAAGCCGGGCTCGCGCACGGTGACGTCGGCGGTGCGCGGTCAGATGCGGGACGTCGCGACGCGCGCCGAGGCCATGAGCCTGCTCACGGCGCGCTGA
- a CDS encoding PH domain-containing protein: protein MTTHPEAPAPGADPFELHDVEWTAVSPRLATARMVVLGIWAVVLLVPTVAVAALVGVAWVWAFPGALALLLLWSALLIHRQVRALRYAERADDLLIRRGILLRSLVVVPYGRMQFVDVSSGPLARRFGIATVQLHTAAPGTDATIPGLPPAEAARLRDRLASRGEARLAGL, encoded by the coding sequence ATGACCACCCACCCCGAGGCGCCGGCCCCCGGCGCCGACCCGTTCGAGCTCCACGACGTCGAGTGGACCGCCGTGTCGCCCCGCCTGGCGACGGCGCGCATGGTCGTGCTGGGCATCTGGGCGGTGGTGCTGCTGGTCCCGACGGTCGCTGTCGCGGCACTCGTCGGCGTCGCCTGGGTCTGGGCGTTCCCGGGGGCGCTCGCCCTGCTGCTGCTGTGGAGCGCGCTGCTGATCCACCGCCAGGTCCGTGCGCTGCGCTATGCCGAGCGCGCCGACGACCTGCTCATCCGCCGCGGCATCCTGCTGCGCTCACTGGTCGTCGTGCCCTACGGCCGCATGCAGTTCGTCGACGTGAGCTCGGGCCCGCTCGCGCGGCGGTTCGGCATCGCGACGGTGCAGCTGCACACCGCGGCGCCGGGCACGGACGCCACGATCCCCGGCCTGCCGCCGGCCGAGGCGGCGCGCCTGCGCGACCGGCTCGCGTCGCGCGGTGAGGCCCGGCTGGCGGGCCTGTGA
- a CDS encoding DUF3180 domain-containing protein, giving the protein MSATRVRTLVLVAVGVAAVTWWVMQMAVGRGAATPPDVPWLVVAVELLIGAVVLSMGWAVRQYQRGKRPTLDPVRAARTAVLAKASCYTGALLTGWYGGQALSLLTDADVPGSLERAAAAGLATLGAVVLGAVGVVVEHWCRIPPPDAEGSGLGRAADLDPSAG; this is encoded by the coding sequence GTGAGCGCGACCCGCGTCCGCACGCTCGTCCTGGTCGCCGTGGGTGTCGCGGCGGTGACCTGGTGGGTCATGCAGATGGCCGTGGGCCGCGGCGCCGCGACGCCGCCCGACGTGCCGTGGCTCGTGGTGGCGGTCGAGCTGCTGATCGGTGCGGTGGTGCTCTCGATGGGCTGGGCGGTGCGGCAGTACCAGCGCGGGAAGCGTCCGACGCTCGACCCCGTCCGGGCGGCCCGCACGGCGGTGCTCGCCAAGGCGTCCTGCTACACCGGTGCGCTGCTCACCGGCTGGTACGGCGGGCAGGCGCTGTCGCTGCTGACCGACGCCGACGTGCCGGGCAGCCTGGAACGGGCGGCGGCCGCCGGCCTGGCGACCCTCGGCGCCGTCGTCCTGGGTGCCGTCGGGGTCGTCGTGGAGCACTGGTGCCGGATCCCGCCGCCCGACGCCGAGGGGTCGGGGCTGGGACGCGCCGCGGACCTCGACCCGTCCGCGGGCTGA
- the folK gene encoding 2-amino-4-hydroxy-6-hydroxymethyldihydropteridine diphosphokinase yields MNVQDDTYDEAGRRWDQIRLTGVSATGYHGVFAHERREGQTFVADVVLHVDTRRAAANDDLAHTVDYGEVALLVAAVLSGEPVDLVETVAERIAATVLARPGVHAVDVAVHKPQAPITVPFGDVVVSIRRDRSKLPAAEPYRPATGQVRRPADPEQQHPRTAPLPLTDVAPAFASVDVVHADPPSAATATSPFAPTSSDPVPSTPTPSSPFAPTSVGPVPSAPTPAAPVPAGPFAPPPAPAPLAAPPLPSHLPGPPPAAPAAPVTSPAGPDGPGSVVVGPAPTGAVPTGVVPAVGIAAGPVPAHVPVPDAARTELMAPVTDVVDAEIVLDALDEPPAQPVRAVLALGSNIGPAQETLRQAVADIAATPGVEVVAVSPLARTAAVGPEQPDFLNAVVLARTTLSPRDLLRAAHAVEDRHGRERHERWGPRTLDVDVIVHGDTLAVTDDLELPHPRAHERAFVLQPWAQIDPEAQLPGLGGGPVAQLAATAPDRDGVRWMALDWLTAPVPAANPEPDNASQGEAHLP; encoded by the coding sequence GTGAACGTGCAGGACGACACGTACGACGAGGCGGGGCGGCGGTGGGACCAGATCCGCCTCACGGGTGTGTCCGCCACCGGGTACCACGGGGTGTTCGCGCACGAGCGGCGCGAGGGGCAGACGTTCGTGGCCGACGTCGTGCTGCACGTCGACACGCGCCGCGCCGCCGCGAACGACGACCTGGCGCACACCGTCGACTACGGCGAGGTCGCGCTGCTCGTCGCGGCCGTCCTGTCGGGCGAGCCGGTGGATCTCGTGGAGACCGTCGCCGAGCGGATCGCGGCCACCGTGCTCGCGCGGCCCGGCGTCCACGCCGTCGACGTCGCGGTCCACAAGCCGCAGGCGCCCATCACCGTGCCGTTCGGGGATGTCGTCGTCTCGATCCGCCGCGACCGCAGCAAGCTCCCCGCGGCCGAGCCCTACCGGCCGGCGACGGGTCAGGTGCGCCGCCCGGCGGACCCCGAGCAGCAGCACCCGCGCACCGCACCGCTGCCGCTGACGGACGTCGCGCCGGCGTTCGCGTCGGTGGACGTGGTGCACGCGGACCCGCCGTCGGCCGCCACGGCGACGAGCCCGTTCGCCCCGACCTCGTCGGACCCCGTGCCGTCGACCCCGACGCCGTCCAGCCCGTTCGCCCCCACGTCGGTGGGCCCGGTGCCGTCGGCCCCGACACCGGCCGCGCCGGTCCCGGCCGGCCCGTTCGCCCCGCCGCCCGCGCCCGCGCCGCTCGCCGCGCCGCCGCTGCCCTCGCACCTGCCGGGGCCGCCGCCCGCCGCCCCTGCGGCGCCGGTGACGTCGCCCGCGGGCCCCGACGGGCCGGGCTCCGTCGTCGTCGGCCCCGCTCCCACCGGTGCCGTGCCGACGGGCGTCGTGCCGGCGGTCGGGATCGCGGCGGGCCCCGTCCCCGCGCACGTGCCGGTGCCCGACGCGGCGCGCACCGAGCTCATGGCCCCGGTGACGGACGTCGTCGACGCCGAGATCGTCCTCGACGCGCTCGACGAGCCGCCCGCGCAGCCGGTGCGCGCCGTGCTGGCGCTGGGGTCGAACATCGGCCCCGCGCAGGAGACCCTGCGGCAGGCCGTTGCCGACATCGCCGCCACACCCGGCGTGGAGGTCGTCGCGGTGTCGCCGCTGGCGCGCACGGCCGCCGTCGGCCCGGAGCAGCCCGACTTCCTCAACGCCGTCGTCCTGGCGCGCACCACGCTGTCGCCGCGGGACCTGCTGCGGGCCGCGCACGCGGTCGAGGACCGGCACGGGCGCGAGCGCCACGAGCGTTGGGGGCCGCGCACGCTCGACGTCGACGTCATCGTGCACGGCGACACGCTCGCGGTGACGGACGACCTGGAGCTGCCGCACCCCCGCGCGCACGAGCGGGCGTTCGTGCTGCAGCCCTGGGCGCAGATCGACCCCGAGGCGCAGCTGCCGGGCCTCGGCGGCGGCCCGGTCGCGCAGCTCGCGGCCACCGCGCCCGACCGTGACGGTGTGCGGTGGATGGCGCTCGACTGGCTGACGGCTCCGGTGCCGGCCGCGAACCCGGAGCCGGACAACGCGAGCCAGGGCGAGGCGCACCTGCCGTGA
- the folP gene encoding dihydropteroate synthase, protein MDTRTGDHTAAPGGPRLTALPAHLRAPARTLVMGVVNVTPDSFSDGGRWFDPDAAVARGLALLDEGADLLDVGGESTRPGAPRVPAADELVRVLPVVERLVAHGAAVSVDTTRAAVAEQAVERGAVLVNDVSGGMADPGMAAVVARTGAAYVAMHWRGPSDVMDDHDRYDDVVADVRRELAQRVAVLRDAGVRDDQVVLDPGLGFAKTGESNWPLLARLPELLADGFPVLVGASRKRFLGHLLAGPDGTPAPPEARDEATAAVTTLAAAAGAWAVRVHEVGASVAAVRVAARWRAAQGEATARRATSRAGQGGAR, encoded by the coding sequence GTGGACACGCGGACGGGCGACCACACCGCGGCCCCCGGTGGGCCGCGGCTGACCGCGCTGCCGGCCCACCTGCGCGCACCCGCGCGGACGCTCGTCATGGGCGTCGTCAACGTCACGCCGGACTCCTTCTCCGACGGCGGTCGCTGGTTCGACCCCGACGCGGCCGTCGCCCGCGGGCTCGCGCTGCTCGACGAGGGCGCCGACCTGCTCGACGTCGGCGGCGAGTCCACCCGGCCCGGTGCGCCGCGGGTGCCCGCGGCCGACGAGCTCGTGCGCGTGCTGCCCGTCGTCGAGCGGCTCGTCGCGCACGGCGCGGCCGTCAGCGTCGACACCACCCGCGCAGCGGTCGCCGAGCAGGCCGTCGAGCGCGGTGCCGTGCTCGTCAACGACGTCTCGGGCGGCATGGCCGACCCGGGCATGGCGGCCGTCGTCGCGCGGACCGGTGCGGCGTACGTCGCGATGCACTGGCGGGGGCCGTCGGACGTGATGGACGACCACGACCGGTACGACGACGTGGTCGCGGACGTGCGCCGCGAGCTCGCCCAGCGTGTCGCGGTGCTGCGGGACGCCGGAGTGCGCGACGACCAGGTCGTGCTGGACCCGGGTCTCGGGTTCGCCAAGACGGGGGAGAGCAACTGGCCGCTCCTGGCGCGCCTGCCGGAGCTGCTGGCCGACGGCTTCCCCGTGCTGGTGGGGGCGAGCCGCAAGCGGTTCCTCGGGCACCTGCTGGCGGGTCCCGACGGCACACCCGCGCCCCCCGAGGCGCGCGACGAGGCGACCGCGGCCGTCACCACGCTGGCCGCGGCTGCGGGAGCATGGGCCGTGCGCGTGCACGAGGTGGGGGCGTCGGTCGCCGCGGTCCGGGTCGCCGCGCGCTGGCGGGCCGCGCAGGGCGAGGCAACGGCACGGCGCGCGACGTCGCGCGCCGGACAAGGAGGAGCACGGTGA